One genomic segment of Streptomyces antimycoticus includes these proteins:
- a CDS encoding replication-relaxation family protein, with protein sequence MPYPTTAPLGAGPLGQQVLNVLYQHRLVATDQVHRMLTPHHTRAEYLRRQLHQLREQGLVNLVGRRSHGQAPLLWWLTDKGAEAVEATGLLPQRPYRMSPEAAAGPLQEHTLATVETGLAFVEWSRKLGHECGPLDWSPEIAHYYRDETRPGEDLSLVPDAVLNYVHTEGEQRTLLTFFIEVDRTQMTIARLAQKVHAYARYHQYTPPAGPARGGRPARRAQSAAAWRSRYPVFPRLLLVLTGASSARLERRIADLRSLVAADPAATAANLRASVTLLDQLREHGPFTPIFTPVLGPADPTDAWLRPSAHVA encoded by the coding sequence ATGCCCTACCCGACGACCGCACCGCTGGGCGCCGGCCCGCTGGGCCAGCAGGTCCTGAACGTGCTGTACCAGCACCGTCTGGTCGCGACCGACCAGGTGCACCGCATGCTCACCCCGCACCACACCCGCGCCGAGTACCTGCGCCGTCAGCTCCACCAGCTCCGCGAGCAGGGCCTGGTGAACCTCGTTGGCCGGCGCTCCCACGGACAGGCTCCGCTGCTGTGGTGGCTGACCGACAAGGGAGCCGAAGCCGTCGAAGCGACCGGTCTGCTTCCGCAACGGCCGTACCGGATGAGCCCGGAGGCCGCCGCCGGCCCGCTGCAGGAGCACACCCTGGCCACCGTGGAGACCGGCCTGGCGTTTGTCGAGTGGTCCCGCAAGCTGGGCCACGAATGCGGTCCCCTCGACTGGTCCCCGGAGATCGCGCACTACTACCGGGACGAGACCCGCCCCGGGGAAGACCTCTCCCTGGTCCCGGACGCCGTCCTCAACTACGTCCACACCGAAGGTGAGCAGCGAACCCTGCTGACCTTCTTCATCGAGGTCGACCGCACCCAGATGACCATTGCCCGGCTGGCCCAGAAGGTCCACGCCTACGCCCGATACCACCAGTACACGCCCCCGGCCGGCCCTGCCCGCGGCGGCCGGCCCGCACGCCGCGCCCAGAGCGCAGCGGCCTGGCGCAGCCGCTACCCGGTCTTCCCCCGTCTCCTCCTCGTCCTCACCGGAGCCTCGTCCGCCCGGCTGGAGCGCCGCATCGCCGACCTGCGGAGCCTGGTCGCCGCCGACCCGGCCGCGACCGCCGCGAATCTGCGCGCCAGCGTCACCCTGCTCGACCAGCTCCGCGAACACGGACCGTTCACACCCATCTTCACGCCCGTCCTCGGCCCCGCCGACCCCACCGACGCCTGGCTGCGCCCCAGCGCGCACGTCGCCTGA
- a CDS encoding ATP/GTP-binding protein, which produces MNPPVDLAKTADRDGGRPRYVERAELVLAMPHHKPLASLGLNPDPLQQLAAAMATVRSEAGEEADVVLDLVPVSPGKIARRRRRLIAASRRRGPSAYGEKLTSVGGGGVVESLTAAWSGGASSSRGTGARSQKLPRMTDVRDSVGKFEPGAAVFAVQLLLRVAAGHPQQSAARMHQLLAVFAITSGPNYLKPRRPRTRRAKAAFDRRFASGEFHPPRQQWLTVPELGGFLKPPTARCHASSVVRSGGLVPPAPAHLPVYTGQPDLVPLGAVTYPDGRERIGAARVRDLLFGLQLGKSGNGKTEAALVQAIAMAHCGYGVWFLDPHGEAWARAKPYLAHPHLFDRVWEINLAKCDLEQRVVSWNPLSMEGRTESDVQDVVRSVTEGIAAAQDWGDHAPRARTILARTVQALALLSLRAVQDGRPELQPTLFQIRTWLTDEDWREALLPVLPQRVQTYWRTTFPTLAKEAVPTVTYVMDRLDTSQSLQAFFGSPRSAYDIRAAMDTGRIVWVCPSGSESDALVSCLLIHDLHRAALSRQDTPRADRRTFWAWGDELTAVDSSSKGFLAALCEQVRKYEVRFTGMTQMALRLSPITRQALLQNQSLLSTCAADYDEAAFVARRWNGHVTPETITELPKYHYVMSINLDGAPTTPFRVRGLPVEEIYAHYENPDGIPELDAAIDTNLQRRPVGDILAELEVLDDEILAHFTGRQPPPAAAGGPTTRIG; this is translated from the coding sequence GTGAACCCACCCGTCGACCTGGCCAAGACCGCCGACCGTGATGGCGGCCGGCCCCGTTATGTGGAGCGGGCCGAGCTGGTGCTGGCCATGCCGCACCACAAGCCGCTCGCGTCCCTGGGCCTGAACCCGGATCCGCTGCAGCAGCTGGCGGCCGCGATGGCGACGGTCCGCAGCGAAGCGGGGGAGGAGGCTGACGTCGTCCTGGACCTGGTGCCGGTCAGCCCGGGGAAGATTGCCCGGCGCCGCCGACGGCTGATAGCCGCCTCCCGCCGCCGCGGCCCGTCGGCGTACGGCGAAAAGCTGACCAGCGTCGGGGGCGGGGGGGTGGTGGAATCCCTCACCGCTGCCTGGAGCGGCGGGGCCAGCTCAAGCCGCGGTACAGGCGCCCGGTCGCAGAAGCTGCCGCGGATGACCGACGTCCGCGACAGCGTGGGCAAGTTCGAGCCCGGGGCGGCGGTGTTCGCCGTGCAGCTCCTCCTCCGTGTCGCCGCCGGACACCCGCAGCAATCTGCGGCGCGCATGCACCAGCTCCTGGCCGTCTTCGCCATCACCAGCGGCCCCAACTACCTCAAACCCCGCCGGCCGCGCACCCGACGCGCCAAAGCGGCCTTCGACCGCCGCTTCGCCAGCGGGGAATTCCATCCGCCTCGCCAGCAGTGGCTGACGGTGCCCGAGCTCGGCGGATTCCTCAAACCGCCCACCGCGCGCTGTCACGCCTCCAGCGTCGTCCGGTCCGGCGGCCTGGTCCCGCCGGCCCCCGCACACCTGCCCGTCTACACCGGCCAGCCCGACCTGGTGCCGCTCGGCGCCGTGACCTACCCCGACGGGCGGGAGCGGATCGGCGCGGCCCGGGTGAGGGACCTGCTGTTCGGGCTGCAGCTGGGCAAGTCCGGCAACGGCAAGACCGAAGCGGCGCTCGTCCAGGCGATCGCGATGGCTCACTGCGGGTACGGCGTCTGGTTCCTGGACCCTCACGGCGAAGCGTGGGCACGGGCCAAGCCGTACCTGGCTCACCCGCACCTGTTCGACCGGGTGTGGGAGATCAACCTGGCCAAGTGCGACCTGGAGCAGCGGGTGGTGTCCTGGAACCCGCTGTCGATGGAGGGCCGCACCGAGAGCGATGTCCAGGACGTGGTGCGGTCGGTGACGGAGGGCATCGCGGCCGCCCAGGACTGGGGCGATCACGCGCCGCGGGCCCGGACGATCCTGGCCCGTACCGTCCAGGCGCTCGCCCTGCTGTCGCTGCGCGCGGTCCAGGACGGCCGCCCTGAGCTTCAGCCCACCCTCTTCCAGATCAGGACGTGGCTGACGGATGAGGACTGGCGGGAGGCGCTCTTGCCGGTGCTGCCGCAGCGGGTGCAGACGTACTGGCGGACCACCTTCCCCACCCTGGCCAAGGAAGCCGTCCCGACCGTCACTTACGTGATGGACCGGCTGGACACCTCCCAGTCCCTGCAGGCGTTCTTCGGCTCTCCGCGGTCGGCCTACGACATCCGCGCCGCGATGGACACCGGCCGCATCGTCTGGGTGTGCCCCTCCGGCTCGGAGTCCGACGCGCTGGTGTCCTGCCTGCTCATCCACGACCTGCACCGGGCCGCGCTCTCCCGTCAGGACACCCCTCGCGCCGATCGCCGCACCTTCTGGGCGTGGGGGGATGAGCTCACCGCCGTGGACAGCAGCAGCAAGGGCTTCCTCGCGGCACTGTGCGAGCAGGTCCGCAAGTATGAGGTCCGGTTCACCGGCATGACCCAGATGGCGCTGCGGCTCAGCCCCATCACCCGTCAGGCACTGCTGCAGAACCAGTCGCTGCTGTCCACGTGCGCCGCCGACTACGACGAGGCCGCCTTCGTGGCCCGCCGGTGGAACGGCCACGTCACCCCGGAGACGATCACGGAACTCCCCAAGTACCACTATGTGATGTCGATCAACCTCGACGGGGCGCCCACCACCCCCTTCCGGGTGCGCGGCCTGCCGGTCGAGGAGATCTACGCCCACTACGAGAACCCCGACGGCATCCCGGAGCTCGACGCGGCGATCGACACCAATCTGCAGCGCCGTCCCGTCGGCGACATCCTCGCCGAGCTCGAGGTCCTGGACGACGAGATCCTCGCGCACTTCACCGGCCGCCAACCGCCCCCGGCGGCCGCCGGCGGCCCGACCACCCGCATCGGCTGA
- a CDS encoding HIT family protein, which translates to MRHARQAQAGSPCRFCRIITGEAESTIVRRWPTAVAVVPHAPVAEGHLLVLPTRHVRDAGSDPVISAATMAAAAELAGEFPAADIHTSRRPGAAAGEEHLHLHVIPRTVEESP; encoded by the coding sequence GTGCGCCACGCCCGCCAAGCCCAGGCCGGCTCACCGTGCCGCTTCTGCCGGATCATCACCGGGGAGGCCGAGAGCACGATCGTGCGCCGCTGGCCGACCGCCGTCGCCGTCGTCCCGCACGCCCCGGTCGCCGAGGGACATCTTCTGGTCCTGCCCACACGCCACGTACGGGACGCCGGCTCGGACCCTGTCATCTCCGCCGCGACGATGGCCGCGGCGGCCGAACTCGCCGGTGAATTCCCGGCCGCGGACATCCACACCTCACGCCGTCCCGGCGCGGCTGCGGGCGAGGAGCACCTGCATCTGCACGTCATCCCTCGCACTGTGGAGGAGTCGCCGTGA
- a CDS encoding RapZ C-terminal domain-containing protein, producing MPTPRQSARPNGSRRVTVTSYGRRWGDAPRDGGTALVLDVVDRLWNPPDDPAVADRMIGLTGLDSEVRDYVLAAPEAADVIEDTGRKMLALLDVQDPLEPAHLYVHCWYGRHRGVDRTAE from the coding sequence TTGCCCACACCCCGACAGTCCGCGCGCCCCAACGGCAGCCGTCGTGTGACGGTCACGTCCTACGGCAGGCGCTGGGGCGACGCGCCGCGCGATGGCGGCACCGCCTTAGTCCTCGACGTCGTCGACCGGCTGTGGAACCCGCCGGACGACCCCGCGGTGGCCGACCGCATGATCGGGCTCACCGGCCTCGACAGCGAGGTACGCGACTACGTCCTGGCCGCACCGGAAGCGGCGGACGTCATCGAGGACACCGGCCGCAAAATGCTCGCCCTCCTGGACGTCCAGGACCCCCTCGAGCCCGCCCACCTGTATGTCCACTGCTGGTATGGGCGCCACCGAGGTGTTGACCGGACTGCCGAGTGA
- a CDS encoding DUF2637 domain-containing protein, with protein sequence MRLGRAHRILIALVVTGAVVIAGIGFAGSYSAVRDLALDKGFGTFSNVFPIGIDAGIVVLLALDLLLTWIRIPFPLLRQTAWLLTAATIAFNGAAAWPDPVGVGMHAVIPILFVVSVEAARHAVGRIADITADRHMESVRITRWLLAPVPTFRLWRRMKLWELRSYEEVIRLEQDRLVYQARLRARYGRAWRRKAPVESLMPLRLARYGVPLSDTAPAGLAAAGLEPSAVSPTALPRGRTDAADANGTTNAASGPNGLGDVASPQEQHQPQEQQIPDQAAQPEQQPRQHPQPSQQTVPVQTPNQLPDDVPREVVYYAAFRQFLAERNHYPSAYQFGQLLRESYGVNDLSNSELALYVDHFKGRDTRAPEQARASDEETGGVADVSAMTDTTVADGRTVLSDLTASADPVYAETGSAPQEVAQEPVTAPVAGVAGEEMTDGRSDGGRSRGKRPTATAAASQSAMAGTATGPGSAAVTPWIPTQQDQEPELDPEESRIRTVAQWIAEAEAEGETLSGAEVARRLEVSPRTGQRVLRKGQAYRAEQQRQQSRHLRSVSS encoded by the coding sequence GTGAGGCTCGGCCGAGCTCACCGCATCCTGATCGCGCTGGTCGTCACCGGGGCGGTGGTGATCGCGGGGATCGGCTTCGCCGGTTCCTACTCCGCGGTGCGCGATCTCGCCCTCGACAAGGGCTTCGGCACGTTCTCCAATGTCTTCCCGATCGGCATCGACGCGGGGATCGTGGTCCTGCTCGCGCTGGATCTGCTGCTCACCTGGATCCGCATCCCCTTCCCGCTGCTGCGCCAGACGGCCTGGCTGCTGACGGCGGCCACCATCGCCTTCAACGGCGCGGCCGCCTGGCCGGACCCGGTCGGCGTCGGCATGCACGCCGTGATCCCGATCCTCTTCGTCGTCTCCGTGGAGGCCGCCCGGCACGCGGTCGGCCGGATCGCCGACATCACCGCCGACCGGCACATGGAATCGGTCCGCATCACCCGCTGGCTGCTCGCGCCGGTGCCCACCTTCCGGCTGTGGCGCCGGATGAAGCTGTGGGAGCTGCGCAGCTATGAAGAGGTCATCAGGCTGGAGCAGGACCGGCTGGTCTACCAGGCCCGACTGCGGGCCCGCTACGGGCGCGCCTGGCGCCGTAAGGCGCCCGTGGAGTCGCTGATGCCGCTGCGGCTGGCGCGGTACGGGGTGCCGCTGTCGGACACGGCACCGGCGGGGCTCGCGGCGGCCGGTCTCGAGCCGTCCGCGGTGTCGCCGACGGCGCTTCCGCGGGGCCGGACCGACGCGGCGGACGCGAACGGCACGACCAATGCTGCGTCGGGGCCCAACGGCCTGGGCGACGTCGCCAGCCCTCAGGAGCAGCACCAGCCACAGGAACAGCAGATACCGGATCAGGCGGCGCAGCCCGAGCAGCAGCCGCGGCAGCACCCCCAGCCGTCGCAGCAGACCGTGCCGGTCCAGACGCCGAATCAGCTGCCGGACGACGTGCCGCGCGAGGTGGTCTACTACGCCGCCTTCCGCCAGTTCCTCGCCGAACGCAACCACTACCCCTCCGCGTACCAGTTCGGGCAGCTGCTGCGGGAGAGCTACGGCGTGAACGACCTCAGCAACAGCGAGCTGGCCCTGTACGTCGACCACTTCAAGGGGCGCGACACCCGCGCGCCCGAGCAGGCTCGGGCCAGCGACGAGGAAACGGGGGGCGTGGCCGACGTATCGGCCATGACCGATACGACCGTGGCCGATGGCCGGACCGTCCTGTCCGATCTGACCGCATCCGCTGACCCCGTGTACGCCGAGACAGGCTCGGCACCCCAGGAGGTCGCGCAGGAACCGGTTACCGCGCCGGTGGCCGGTGTGGCCGGTGAAGAGATGACCGATGGGCGAAGCGACGGAGGACGGTCGCGCGGGAAGCGGCCGACGGCCACAGCGGCTGCGAGCCAGTCGGCCATGGCCGGTACGGCCACAGGGCCGGGCTCGGCTGCGGTAACCCCGTGGATCCCGACGCAGCAGGACCAGGAACCGGAGCTGGATCCGGAGGAAAGTCGGATCCGGACGGTTGCCCAGTGGATCGCCGAGGCTGAGGCGGAGGGTGAAACTCTCTCCGGTGCGGAGGTTGCCCGCCGTCTGGAGGTGTCTCCGCGAACCGGTCAACGCGTGCTGCGCAAGGGTCAGGCATACCGTGCGGAGCAGCAGCGGCAGCAGAGCCGTCACCTTCGGTCAGTCAGTTCCTGA
- a CDS encoding ParA family protein, whose translation MLNDPVEPIEPPEDSIMIGTGKGGVGKSTIAAHLAGHSAAEGLRTLLVCVTSQDDDDLGIKRFNRGIQPDGPSVLDGQGIYRAISERTALKPIREVRPNLDVVPGGAAVGELVQLLMHRMMAEGVGVALTLARSLAPIAPWYDRIVFDSAPENDSLEQLAAGAARRLVVPTRSDDSSISGMKRIARNFQAVRRQVNPSLRVAGAFLYASNPTATSMHSEVKDDIRAVLGTSTPILSKVVGYREKPARNARKKGLLFSEYAEMLPTSARSYDVAAGRAKVADVVPDAIVGLADDMRELNNEILLYCGRAN comes from the coding sequence GTGCTCAATGATCCGGTGGAGCCGATCGAGCCACCAGAAGACAGCATCATGATCGGGACGGGCAAGGGTGGCGTCGGCAAGAGCACGATCGCTGCGCACCTGGCCGGGCACAGTGCGGCTGAGGGGCTGCGGACGCTGCTGGTGTGCGTGACCAGTCAGGATGATGACGATCTCGGCATCAAACGGTTTAATCGCGGCATTCAACCCGACGGACCGTCAGTCCTGGACGGCCAAGGTATCTACCGGGCGATTTCGGAACGCACGGCACTGAAGCCGATCCGTGAAGTGCGGCCCAACCTTGATGTGGTCCCCGGCGGGGCGGCGGTCGGTGAGCTGGTCCAGCTCCTGATGCACCGCATGATGGCCGAAGGGGTCGGGGTGGCGCTCACCCTGGCCCGATCCCTCGCACCGATCGCCCCCTGGTACGACCGGATCGTTTTCGACAGCGCTCCGGAGAACGACTCCTTGGAACAGCTCGCGGCTGGTGCGGCCCGGCGCCTGGTGGTGCCGACCCGCTCGGATGACTCTTCCATAAGCGGCATGAAGCGCATCGCCAGGAACTTTCAGGCTGTGCGTCGGCAGGTCAATCCGTCCCTGCGTGTGGCGGGAGCGTTCCTCTACGCGTCGAACCCGACGGCGACGTCGATGCACTCCGAGGTCAAGGACGACATCCGCGCGGTACTGGGGACGTCGACGCCGATCCTGTCGAAGGTGGTCGGGTATCGAGAGAAGCCGGCACGCAATGCCCGCAAGAAGGGCCTGTTGTTCTCCGAGTATGCCGAGATGCTGCCCACCAGCGCCCGAAGCTACGACGTCGCTGCCGGCCGGGCCAAGGTCGCCGATGTGGTGCCCGATGCCATCGTCGGCCTCGCAGACGACATGCGTGAACTGAACAACGAAATACTGCTGTACTGCGGGAGGGCCAACTGA
- the ku gene encoding non-homologous end joining protein Ku has translation MRAVWSGWIAFGLVSVPVQLFSAVDEHGTGLHLVHAVDGARIRLRRVCEAEQREVPQSELARGWEAPDGRMVVLHDTDMETLPLRTRRTVEVLGFVPIEDVDPILYSRPYWVGFHGQAAQRPYALLTEALARSGRLAVCKVALRSRERLAVLRPRHGSLVLQTLLWPEELRDPGDLSSPAPLTDRELQLAEVLITEMTGVDITELHDEYAAALEQLIDVKAAGGQPRELPEPVPAVDLMAVLEESVRAAREGLRNGNGSGGREAPQD, from the coding sequence ATGAGGGCTGTGTGGTCGGGCTGGATCGCTTTCGGCCTGGTATCCGTTCCCGTGCAGCTTTTCAGCGCGGTAGACGAGCACGGCACCGGCCTGCATCTGGTACACGCCGTCGACGGAGCCAGAATCCGGCTCCGGAGGGTCTGTGAGGCCGAGCAGCGCGAGGTCCCCCAGAGTGAACTCGCTCGCGGCTGGGAAGCTCCCGACGGGCGCATGGTGGTTCTCCACGACACCGACATGGAGACCCTGCCTCTTCGGACCCGGCGCACCGTGGAGGTCCTCGGATTCGTCCCGATCGAGGACGTCGACCCGATCTTGTACTCCCGTCCGTACTGGGTCGGCTTTCACGGTCAGGCCGCCCAACGGCCCTACGCTCTGCTGACCGAAGCGCTCGCCCGCTCTGGCCGGCTGGCGGTATGCAAAGTGGCCCTGCGTAGCCGGGAGCGGCTGGCCGTCTTACGGCCAAGGCATGGCTCGCTGGTACTCCAGACACTCCTGTGGCCTGAGGAACTGCGCGATCCGGGAGACCTGTCCAGCCCAGCGCCGTTGACGGACCGCGAGCTGCAGCTGGCTGAAGTGCTGATAACCGAGATGACGGGCGTAGATATCACCGAGCTGCATGACGAGTACGCGGCCGCGCTGGAGCAGCTGATTGACGTCAAGGCCGCAGGGGGCCAGCCGCGGGAGCTTCCCGAGCCGGTGCCGGCCGTGGACCTGATGGCAGTACTGGAGGAGTCGGTGCGGGCCGCGAGAGAGGGCCTTCGGAACGGCAACGGCTCCGGCGGGCGGGAAGCGCCACAAGACTGA
- a CDS encoding DEAD/DEAH box helicase: protein MLKPLREHQNDAVVATVRELQLPAGTPMPPAGLRTQDIMATGSGKTLVAVHTSEELTADRVLVLVPSLALLDQTARAWREGGRSGAFFAVSSLKSDEIGFPSTTDPAELVRLTHGTGRITVFATYASLGLGFLEAAHATGLPSWDLIIVDEAHRTSGRAGKPWAVIHDNTRIPALRRLYMTATPRMWQAGETDDDEPGRRSPGELVASMTDDPDGLFGRVAYHLPLETAIDKGVVAPYQVLVVEVQDPALNTALRTAGDGSEEARGKRLGALQAALLKVAGREDLKHVLSFHQRVTEAEAFVRGLPGKAAELHAQDAELYPAEHEVWAEWLHGEHKPAHRRRALTQFEAGVTDAGTEAALSVLGSVKVLGEGVDTRKCRAVLFADVRGSMPDLVQAVGRALRMQPGEGKLATLIVPVFLAPGETPDAMLTSPAYNGLAKLLTALRAHDARIEKLTSPGNSHKRAPEPREEAHDWDEDLDDGSQAARASRPAKELLRFSSPRDARQLATFIETRVINPERVHWRRGIQAAQQYAKEHQDLRVPYGYRTPATWSPADYPLGAWITDCRRYYNAGRLDAERAAQLDALGMVWSPFDAGFEEGLAAAAAWAAEHEVGLAAPVDAVHGHDRYPVGRWLKNQRAAARRADEAERRRTAGLPEPDGAAAPLSEERRQALEEIDPGWCPAWSIDWQRSFRLAWNHVKAGHTLPDKAGTAAVDGEDLGKWVASQRAGFTALATTQQWMLTSVLGVTPAPAKRTRAQMWAQNLAAATQYHEREGHLEVPRSHTEHVDGETVRLGAWVSQQRAKVAKLPPERVDALTALGMRWS, encoded by the coding sequence ATGCTGAAGCCCTTGCGGGAGCATCAGAACGACGCCGTGGTGGCCACGGTCCGCGAGCTCCAGCTGCCCGCTGGCACGCCGATGCCTCCGGCGGGCCTGCGCACCCAGGACATCATGGCCACGGGCAGCGGCAAGACCTTGGTGGCCGTGCACACCTCCGAGGAGCTGACCGCCGACCGGGTCCTGGTCCTGGTCCCTTCCCTGGCCCTGCTGGACCAGACCGCCCGCGCCTGGCGTGAGGGCGGCCGCAGCGGCGCCTTCTTCGCCGTCTCCTCCCTCAAATCCGACGAGATCGGATTCCCCAGCACCACCGACCCCGCCGAGCTGGTACGCCTCACCCACGGCACCGGCCGCATCACCGTCTTCGCGACCTACGCTTCACTCGGCCTCGGATTCCTGGAAGCCGCCCACGCCACGGGCCTGCCGAGCTGGGACCTGATCATCGTCGACGAAGCCCACCGAACCAGCGGCCGGGCCGGTAAACCGTGGGCCGTCATCCACGACAACACCCGCATCCCCGCACTGCGGCGCCTGTACATGACCGCGACACCGCGTATGTGGCAGGCCGGTGAGACCGACGACGACGAGCCCGGCCGCCGTAGCCCAGGCGAGCTGGTCGCCTCCATGACCGACGACCCGGACGGCCTCTTCGGCCGCGTCGCGTATCACCTTCCACTTGAGACAGCGATCGATAAGGGCGTCGTCGCCCCGTATCAGGTGCTGGTGGTCGAAGTACAGGACCCGGCCCTCAACACCGCACTGCGCACCGCGGGCGACGGCAGCGAAGAGGCCCGAGGTAAGCGGCTGGGCGCTCTGCAGGCCGCCCTGCTGAAGGTGGCCGGGCGGGAAGACCTCAAGCACGTGCTGTCCTTCCACCAGAGGGTCACCGAAGCCGAGGCTTTCGTCCGGGGCCTGCCCGGCAAGGCGGCCGAGCTCCACGCCCAGGACGCCGAGCTCTACCCCGCCGAACACGAGGTGTGGGCCGAGTGGCTGCACGGCGAGCACAAGCCCGCCCACCGACGCCGCGCGCTGACCCAGTTCGAGGCTGGAGTCACCGACGCGGGCACCGAAGCGGCCCTGTCCGTGCTCGGCAGCGTCAAAGTCCTCGGCGAAGGAGTCGACACCCGCAAGTGCCGAGCTGTGCTCTTCGCGGACGTCCGCGGCTCGATGCCCGACCTCGTCCAGGCCGTCGGCCGCGCGCTGCGCATGCAGCCCGGCGAAGGGAAGCTCGCCACCCTGATCGTGCCGGTCTTCCTCGCCCCCGGCGAGACCCCGGACGCCATGCTCACCTCCCCCGCGTACAACGGACTGGCCAAGCTGCTGACCGCGCTACGCGCCCACGACGCCCGCATCGAAAAGCTCACCTCACCCGGCAACTCACACAAGCGCGCCCCCGAGCCGCGCGAGGAAGCCCACGACTGGGACGAGGACCTGGACGACGGCAGCCAGGCCGCCCGGGCCAGCCGCCCCGCGAAGGAGCTGCTGCGGTTCTCCTCCCCGCGCGACGCGCGCCAGCTGGCCACGTTCATCGAGACGCGGGTCATCAACCCCGAGCGGGTGCACTGGCGGCGCGGCATCCAAGCCGCCCAGCAGTACGCCAAGGAGCACCAGGACCTGCGCGTGCCGTACGGCTACCGCACACCAGCCACCTGGTCCCCGGCCGACTACCCCCTTGGCGCGTGGATCACCGACTGCCGCCGGTACTACAACGCGGGACGTCTCGACGCCGAGCGCGCCGCCCAGCTCGACGCCCTGGGCATGGTCTGGTCCCCATTCGATGCTGGCTTCGAGGAGGGCCTGGCCGCGGCCGCCGCCTGGGCCGCCGAGCATGAAGTCGGCCTCGCCGCCCCGGTCGACGCGGTCCACGGCCACGACCGGTACCCGGTGGGGCGGTGGCTGAAGAACCAGCGCGCGGCCGCCCGCCGCGCCGACGAGGCCGAGCGCCGCCGCACGGCAGGGCTGCCCGAGCCGGACGGCGCCGCCGCCCCGCTGTCGGAAGAGCGCCGGCAGGCCCTGGAGGAGATCGATCCGGGCTGGTGCCCGGCCTGGAGCATCGACTGGCAGCGCTCCTTCCGGCTCGCCTGGAACCACGTCAAGGCCGGGCACACCTTGCCGGACAAGGCCGGGACCGCTGCGGTGGACGGCGAGGACCTGGGCAAGTGGGTGGCCTCCCAGCGTGCTGGCTTCACCGCGCTGGCCACGACCCAGCAGTGGATGCTCACCAGCGTGCTCGGCGTCACGCCAGCGCCCGCCAAGCGCACCCGAGCGCAGATGTGGGCCCAGAACCTGGCAGCAGCCACGCAGTACCACGAGCGCGAAGGACACCTGGAAGTACCACGCAGCCACACCGAGCACGTGGACGGCGAGACCGTACGGCTCGGCGCCTGGGTCAGCCAGCAGCGTGCGAAAGTCGCGAAACTGCCGCCCGAGCGAGTGGACGCACTCACCGCGCTCGGCATGCGGTGGTCGTAG